Proteins found in one Litorihabitans aurantiacus genomic segment:
- a CDS encoding formate/nitrite transporter family protein, which yields MTTPTERLFPGRHFISTVLELLETKTAMSGTMARRYLQRAAMAGIIAGVVYVANFAVVAAFDSVEVGGGSLAPLGKILGAFIFGWALVFIYYSRSELLTSNMMIVSIGAYHHRTSPGRVLRILGLCFLGNTLGGLLVAVLLRFSSLTSGATGEQMGLAVEHKLAYVSDGAAGWGDLFVRAVLCNLMINLAMLLVYNGLIKDDLTKSLVMVVAVFLFAMMGLEHSVANTVLFLQVGLAEGLHAGLAAANVGITLVGNFVGGGLLIGLYYAYVNDDGSRLAPDGER from the coding sequence ATGACGACGCCCACCGAGCGCCTCTTCCCCGGCCGGCACTTCATCTCCACGGTGCTCGAGCTGCTCGAGACGAAGACGGCGATGTCCGGCACGATGGCGCGGCGCTACCTCCAGCGCGCCGCGATGGCGGGGATCATCGCGGGCGTCGTGTACGTCGCGAACTTCGCGGTGGTCGCGGCGTTCGACTCGGTCGAGGTCGGGGGCGGATCGCTCGCGCCGCTGGGGAAGATCCTCGGGGCGTTCATCTTCGGCTGGGCGCTGGTGTTCATCTACTACTCGCGCAGCGAGCTGCTGACGTCGAACATGATGATCGTCTCGATCGGCGCCTACCACCACCGCACGTCGCCGGGGCGCGTGCTGCGGATCCTGGGACTGTGCTTCCTGGGGAACACGCTCGGTGGGCTGCTCGTCGCGGTGCTGCTGCGGTTCAGCAGCCTCACCAGCGGTGCGACGGGGGAGCAGATGGGGCTCGCCGTCGAGCACAAGCTGGCCTACGTGAGCGACGGCGCGGCCGGCTGGGGCGACCTGTTCGTGCGCGCGGTGCTGTGCAACCTGATGATCAACCTCGCGATGCTGCTGGTCTACAACGGGCTGATCAAGGACGACCTGACCAAGAGCCTCGTCATGGTGGTCGCGGTGTTCCTGTTCGCGATGATGGGGCTCGAGCACTCGGTGGCGAACACGGTGCTGTTCCTGCAGGTGGGGCTCGCCGAGGGCCTCCACGCGGGTCTCGCGGCGGCGAACGTGGGGATCACGCTGGTGGGGAACTTCGTGGGCGGTGGGCTGCTGATCGGGCTCTACTACGCCTACGTGAACGACGACGGCTCGCGCCTCGCGCCCGACGGCGAGCGCTGA
- a CDS encoding copper resistance CopC family protein, translating into MRTVLRRALAPLATLAALTLSLGVLAAPASAHDSLISSSPADGEALTAAPADLTLTYSAEIAQIGADVVVTDTAGTVVSQELTVAGTDVVVPLAQDLTAGAYSVAWRVTSSDGHPIDGMFTFTLDLPAESPTAEPTSSAPEESSSASESATTPESDAPTSASTTEEASPTASDSDTVTATSDAASTDATTDADSDATTTDGLPTWAFVIGAVAILGAIGALVLKMRRDRLANQGPGRPTDPTQGPGSGTDPR; encoded by the coding sequence GTGCGCACCGTCCTCCGCCGCGCCCTCGCGCCGCTCGCCACCCTCGCCGCCCTCACGCTGTCGCTGGGGGTCCTCGCAGCGCCCGCCTCGGCGCACGACTCCCTCATCTCCTCCTCCCCCGCCGACGGCGAGGCCCTCACGGCCGCCCCCGCCGACCTCACGCTCACCTACAGCGCCGAGATCGCCCAGATCGGCGCCGACGTCGTCGTCACCGACACGGCCGGCACCGTCGTCTCGCAGGAGCTGACCGTGGCGGGCACCGACGTCGTCGTCCCGCTGGCGCAGGACCTCACCGCGGGCGCCTACAGCGTCGCGTGGCGCGTGACCTCCTCCGACGGCCACCCCATCGACGGCATGTTCACCTTCACGCTCGACCTCCCCGCGGAGAGCCCGACGGCGGAGCCCACCTCGTCCGCGCCGGAGGAGTCCTCGAGCGCGTCGGAGTCCGCGACCACGCCCGAGTCCGACGCGCCCACCTCGGCGTCCACGACCGAGGAGGCGTCCCCGACCGCGAGCGACAGCGACACCGTGACCGCGACGAGCGACGCCGCCTCGACGGACGCGACCACCGACGCCGACTCGGACGCGACCACCACCGACGGCCTGCCGACCTGGGCGTTCGTGATCGGCGCCGTCGCCATCCTCGGTGCCATCGGCGCGCTCGTCCTCAAGATGCGCCGCGACCGCCTCGCGAACCAGGGCCCCGGCAGGCCCACCGACCCGACGCAGGGCCCGGGCAGCGGCACCGACCCGCGATGA
- a CDS encoding S9 family peptidase, with amino-acid sequence MTQAWEARFRAGHVSLPDWAQDSPDRACVIASHDGVRQVHSLDVTSGALTVATSRPAGTTDATISPDGAWLWWFDDSGGDEYGVWRRQSFGSGPDSTARTPLDSPAAYGAGLLLGLDGVVVVGSSDDGGTRVHVHEVSPDDGGTPAPGRLLYEHEQDAAAAALSHDGALVAIEHSERGDNRHPALRVLRTAEDAAGAVVADLDDGAGLGLGALAFAPRDGDARLLVQHERAGRPELLVWDPTTGASDAVDLGLPGDVADADWFEDADALLVAVDHEARTRLYRHDLTTGTTTPIGPDDGTVGSATTRPDGDVWFTWSSAAQPRSVRSLASGVLLEAPGTTAPPSVVAQDVWAEGPGGRVHALLRRPADAPAGPLPVVVEVHGGPTAHETDSFAPDLAAWVDHGFAVLTVNYRGSTGYGSAWRDALEASVGFTELEDVAAVHAHLVAQGVLDPARSVLAGASWGGYLTLLGLGTQPERWSVGVAGVPVADYVAAYEDEMDSLQAFDRSLFGGSPTDVPEAYRLASPLTYAGAVVAPVLVLAGENDPRCPIRQIENYLGALTARGDAPVVETYRYEAGHGSYADDERIAQMRAQLEFVLRHVQP; translated from the coding sequence ATGACGCAGGCCTGGGAGGCGCGGTTCCGCGCCGGTCACGTCTCGCTGCCCGACTGGGCGCAGGACTCTCCCGACCGCGCCTGCGTGATCGCGAGTCACGACGGCGTGCGCCAGGTCCACTCGCTCGACGTCACCTCGGGCGCGCTGACCGTCGCGACGTCGCGCCCCGCCGGCACCACCGACGCCACGATCAGCCCGGACGGGGCCTGGCTGTGGTGGTTCGACGACTCCGGCGGCGACGAGTACGGCGTCTGGCGGCGCCAGAGCTTCGGCTCCGGCCCCGACAGCACCGCCCGGACCCCGCTCGACTCCCCCGCCGCCTACGGCGCCGGCCTGCTGCTCGGCCTGGACGGCGTCGTCGTGGTCGGCTCCAGCGACGACGGCGGCACGCGCGTCCACGTGCACGAGGTGAGCCCGGACGACGGCGGGACGCCCGCCCCCGGCCGCCTCCTCTACGAGCACGAGCAGGACGCCGCCGCCGCGGCCCTGAGCCACGACGGCGCTCTCGTCGCGATCGAGCACAGCGAGCGCGGCGACAACCGCCACCCCGCCCTGCGCGTGCTGCGCACCGCTGAGGACGCCGCCGGCGCCGTCGTCGCCGACCTGGACGACGGCGCGGGCCTGGGACTCGGCGCGCTCGCCTTCGCGCCGCGCGACGGCGATGCGCGCCTCCTCGTGCAGCACGAGCGCGCCGGGCGCCCCGAGCTGCTCGTGTGGGACCCGACCACGGGGGCGAGCGACGCCGTCGACCTCGGCCTGCCGGGCGACGTCGCCGACGCCGACTGGTTCGAGGACGCGGACGCGCTCCTGGTCGCCGTCGACCACGAGGCGCGCACGCGCCTGTACCGCCACGACCTGACCACGGGGACGACCACCCCGATCGGCCCGGACGACGGCACGGTGGGGTCGGCCACCACGCGGCCCGACGGAGACGTGTGGTTCACCTGGTCCTCGGCCGCGCAGCCGCGCAGCGTCCGTTCCCTCGCCTCGGGTGTGCTGCTCGAGGCCCCGGGGACGACGGCGCCGCCGAGCGTCGTGGCGCAGGACGTGTGGGCGGAGGGTCCCGGCGGCCGCGTCCACGCGCTGCTGCGACGCCCGGCCGACGCCCCGGCGGGACCGCTGCCCGTGGTCGTCGAGGTCCACGGCGGCCCGACGGCGCACGAGACCGACTCCTTCGCCCCCGACCTCGCGGCCTGGGTGGACCACGGCTTCGCCGTCCTGACCGTGAACTACCGCGGCTCGACGGGGTACGGCAGCGCGTGGCGCGACGCCCTGGAGGCGAGCGTGGGGTTCACCGAGCTCGAGGACGTCGCGGCCGTGCACGCCCACCTCGTGGCGCAGGGTGTCCTCGACCCCGCGCGCTCCGTGCTCGCCGGCGCCTCGTGGGGCGGCTACCTCACGCTCCTGGGGCTCGGGACGCAGCCGGAGCGCTGGAGCGTCGGCGTCGCGGGCGTTCCCGTGGCGGACTACGTCGCGGCGTACGAGGACGAGATGGACTCGCTCCAGGCGTTCGACCGGTCGCTCTTCGGAGGATCGCCCACCGACGTGCCCGAGGCCTACCGCCTGGCCTCGCCGCTGACGTACGCGGGCGCCGTCGTCGCCCCCGTGCTGGTGCTGGCCGGTGAGAACGACCCGCGCTGCCCGATCCGCCAGATCGAGAACTACCTGGGTGCGCTCACCGCGCGCGGCGACGCCCCCGTCGTCGAGACGTACCGGTACGAGGCCGGTCACGGCTCCTACGCCGACGACGAGCGGATCGCGCAGATGCGCGCCCAGCTCGAGTTCGTGCTGCGCCACGTGCAGCCGTAG
- a CDS encoding transglycosylase domain-containing protein gives MASPRAPRHSVNVFQAVALLMGFVLVATVGGVLTAGLLMPAVAAVGTTSNAAQQMFDELPTELEITPPSEKSEILAADGSLLATFYADGGNRVVVPLDQISPNLRNAVIATEDRRFYEHNGVDPEGLARALVQNAGSDSQQGASTITQQYIKNVLIDQGIASGDEEAIEAAREADGAEGYSRKLREIKLAISLEKVYSKDQILEGYLNIAQFSIGTNGAEAATQYYFGKSAAELTPAEAALVAGVTNGPGIYDPTRGAADGYQASTQRRDTVLARMLDQEFITQEEYDAAVATPVADMVANATSTPVGCSTAGISAYFCEYVTNVLIKDGYLGATEAESRDALRRGGYTIRTTIDPVRQQQAMDSLVAQIPENDPSYNSPNGEGRADGISGAISTVEPGSGNVIAMVQNTTYGDATPENPRATKLNFNVDRAYGGGQGFQTGSTFKAFVLAQWLIDGRSLSDNVNAANGQRFVARDWNISCSPESVPGVYEPKNLEPGGGTQSVLRATETSVNTAFVRMASEMDLCALRDTTSRMGVHVGTGTIDPEGLPEGSSARALFQAQAGSDLLAIPSMALGSNTIAPLTMNAAFATFASGGVFCAPRSITGITDRDGNEVEVPEPQCSQALEPEIAAGVNYALQNVVQRGTATGAQIGRPAAGKTGTANEDYHAWFIGYTPQLSTAVWMGHSEGDLPMVRTTLNGRYYSQIYGGRIPAPIWGDYMRKATEGMEPMGFAEAQERQIFGDRVGVPGVVGQSVNGATATLQGAGFQVSVGEGRYSATVSPGNIAEASPGGGARVAPGSRITIYPSLGPEPAPPADPNAPADPNQPGQQQPGQPQPGQGQPQPGQPEPPAGGTADRSEPPPPAAGGGGSRRVRGRRRTLGAGRDPRLHRPPRAGARARSRRSPLRVLHISDLHLTPSQRDKVAFVRDLASLRPDLVIDTGDNMAHRDALPPLLDALEPLLAVPGAFVMGSNDYFAPMAKSWSRYLRRDPRDADRATPEQRERDPRNLLPADDLAREMTRAGWKDLTNRRDAVVVGDHHLDLVGVDDPHLDRDDFPPRASIPHGALRLGVAHAPYRRVLDAMRADGAALVLAGHTHGGQLCLPGYGALVTNCDLDRGRAKGLHGWPGARPDRPGGADSTWLHVSAGLGTSPFAPVRFACRPEATLLELVPAATS, from the coding sequence ATGGCGTCTCCCCGTGCCCCCCGCCACTCCGTCAACGTCTTCCAGGCCGTCGCGCTGCTCATGGGCTTCGTGCTCGTGGCCACGGTCGGCGGCGTGCTGACCGCCGGGCTGCTGATGCCCGCCGTCGCCGCCGTCGGGACGACGTCGAACGCGGCCCAGCAGATGTTCGACGAGCTCCCCACCGAGCTCGAGATCACCCCGCCCTCGGAGAAGTCCGAGATCCTGGCGGCCGACGGGAGCCTGCTGGCGACGTTCTACGCCGACGGCGGCAACCGCGTCGTCGTCCCGCTGGACCAGATCTCGCCGAACCTGCGCAACGCGGTGATCGCGACGGAGGACCGCCGCTTCTACGAGCACAACGGCGTGGACCCCGAGGGTCTGGCGCGCGCACTCGTGCAGAACGCGGGCAGCGACAGCCAGCAGGGCGCCTCGACGATCACGCAGCAGTACATCAAGAACGTGCTGATCGACCAGGGCATCGCCTCGGGTGACGAGGAGGCCATCGAGGCGGCGCGGGAGGCCGACGGCGCGGAGGGCTACAGCCGCAAGCTGCGGGAGATCAAGCTCGCCATCTCGCTGGAGAAGGTCTACAGCAAGGACCAGATCCTCGAGGGCTACCTCAACATCGCCCAGTTCAGCATCGGCACGAACGGCGCCGAGGCCGCGACGCAGTACTACTTCGGCAAGAGCGCCGCCGAGCTGACACCGGCCGAGGCCGCCCTGGTGGCCGGCGTGACGAACGGCCCGGGCATCTACGACCCGACGCGTGGTGCGGCGGACGGGTACCAGGCCTCGACGCAGCGCCGCGACACCGTGCTCGCGCGCATGCTCGACCAGGAGTTCATCACGCAGGAGGAGTACGACGCCGCCGTCGCGACGCCCGTGGCGGACATGGTCGCGAACGCCACGTCCACGCCGGTGGGCTGCAGCACGGCGGGCATCAGCGCCTACTTCTGCGAGTACGTGACGAACGTGCTGATCAAGGACGGCTACCTCGGTGCGACCGAGGCCGAGTCGCGCGACGCGCTGCGCCGCGGCGGCTACACCATCCGGACGACGATCGACCCGGTGCGTCAGCAGCAGGCGATGGATTCGCTGGTGGCCCAGATCCCCGAGAACGACCCGTCGTACAACTCTCCCAACGGCGAGGGGCGCGCCGATGGCATCTCGGGGGCGATCAGCACCGTGGAGCCGGGCTCGGGCAACGTCATCGCGATGGTGCAGAACACCACCTACGGCGACGCCACACCCGAGAACCCCCGAGCGACGAAGCTGAACTTCAACGTCGACCGCGCGTACGGCGGCGGCCAGGGCTTCCAGACCGGCTCGACGTTCAAGGCTTTCGTTCTCGCGCAGTGGCTCATCGACGGTCGCTCGCTCTCGGACAACGTCAACGCCGCCAACGGACAGCGCTTCGTCGCCCGCGACTGGAACATCTCCTGCTCGCCCGAGTCCGTGCCGGGCGTGTACGAGCCCAAGAACCTCGAGCCGGGCGGCGGTACCCAGTCGGTCCTGCGAGCGACCGAGACCTCGGTGAACACGGCCTTTGTCCGGATGGCCTCGGAGATGGACCTGTGCGCGCTCCGCGACACGACTTCCCGCATGGGTGTGCACGTCGGTACGGGAACCATCGACCCCGAAGGCCTGCCCGAGGGCAGTTCGGCCCGAGCCCTCTTCCAGGCGCAGGCAGGTTCCGACCTGCTGGCCATTCCGTCGATGGCGCTCGGCTCCAACACCATCGCCCCGCTGACGATGAACGCCGCGTTCGCGACGTTCGCCTCGGGCGGCGTCTTCTGCGCACCCCGCTCCATCACCGGAATCACTGACCGTGACGGCAACGAGGTCGAGGTGCCGGAGCCCCAGTGCTCCCAGGCCCTCGAGCCCGAGATCGCCGCCGGCGTCAACTACGCGCTGCAGAACGTCGTGCAGCGCGGCACCGCGACCGGCGCACAGATCGGTCGGCCTGCCGCCGGCAAGACCGGGACGGCGAACGAGGACTACCACGCCTGGTTCATCGGCTACACGCCGCAGCTGTCGACGGCGGTGTGGATGGGCCACAGCGAAGGTGACCTCCCGATGGTGCGCACCACGCTGAACGGTCGCTACTACTCACAGATCTACGGTGGGCGCATCCCCGCACCGATCTGGGGCGACTACATGCGCAAGGCCACCGAAGGCATGGAGCCGATGGGCTTCGCCGAGGCGCAGGAGCGCCAGATCTTCGGTGACCGGGTGGGCGTTCCCGGTGTCGTCGGACAGTCCGTCAACGGGGCGACCGCCACGTTGCAGGGCGCGGGCTTCCAGGTCAGCGTCGGCGAGGGCCGCTACAGCGCGACCGTCTCGCCCGGCAACATCGCCGAGGCCTCGCCCGGCGGCGGTGCCCGCGTCGCCCCCGGCAGCCGCATCACGATCTACCCGAGCCTCGGCCCGGAGCCAGCACCGCCGGCCGACCCGAACGCCCCGGCGGACCCGAACCAGCCGGGACAGCAGCAGCCTGGCCAGCCGCAGCCCGGTCAGGGTCAGCCGCAGCCGGGTCAGCCCGAGCCCCCGGCGGGGGGAACGGCTGACCGGTCCGAGCCGCCCCCGCCTGCTGCAGGCGGGGGCGGCTCTCGCCGCGTCCGGGGCCGCCGTCGCACTCTGGGCGCTGGCCGAGACCCGCGCCTACACCGTCCGCCACGCGCGGGTGCCCGTGCTCGCTCCCGGCGCTCCCCGCTGCGCGTGCTCCACATCTCGGACCTGCACCTCACCCCGTCGCAGCGCGACAAGGTCGCCTTCGTCCGCGACCTCGCGAGCCTGCGGCCCGATCTCGTGATCGACACCGGCGACAACATGGCGCACCGCGACGCGCTGCCCCCGCTGCTCGACGCCCTCGAACCGCTGCTGGCGGTCCCCGGCGCCTTCGTCATGGGGTCCAACGACTACTTCGCGCCGATGGCGAAGAGCTGGTCGCGCTACCTGCGGCGCGACCCCCGCGACGCCGACCGGGCCACGCCCGAGCAGCGCGAGCGCGATCCCCGCAACCTCCTGCCCGCGGATGACCTCGCCCGCGAGATGACGCGGGCGGGCTGGAAGGACCTGACAAACCGGCGCGACGCCGTCGTGGTCGGCGATCACCACCTGGACCTCGTCGGCGTCGACGACCCCCACCTCGACCGTGACGACTTCCCGCCGCGCGCATCGATCCCGCACGGGGCGCTGCGGCTCGGCGTCGCGCACGCACCGTACCGCCGTGTGCTGGACGCGATGCGGGCCGACGGCGCCGCCCTCGTGCTCGCCGGCCACACCCACGGCGGTCAGCTGTGCCTGCCGGGCTACGGCGCGCTGGTGACGAACTGCGACCTCGACCGCGGACGCGCCAAGGGCCTGCACGGCTGGCCCGGTGCGCGCCCCGACCGCCCCGGCGGCGCTGACTCCACCTGGCTGCACGTCAGCGCGGGCCTCGGCACCTCGCCGTTCGCCCCGGTCCGCTTCGCCTGCCGCCCGGAGGCCACCCTCCTCGAGCTCGTCCCGGCCGCAACCTCCTGA
- a CDS encoding DUF4177 domain-containing protein, with product MTTVTTWEYSTIPLIVHSTKQILDQWGADGWELVQVVPGPGGNGLVAYLKRPTGTR from the coding sequence ATGACGACTGTGACCACCTGGGAGTACTCGACCATCCCGCTCATCGTGCACAGCACGAAGCAGATCCTCGACCAGTGGGGCGCCGACGGCTGGGAGCTCGTGCAGGTCGTGCCCGGCCCCGGCGGCAACGGCCTGGTGGCCTACCTGAAGCGTCCGACGGGCACCCGATGA
- the nth gene encoding endonuclease III — protein MSTVSAPSAPPAPPDVVAAALADLYPDAHCELDFTTPLQLLVATVLSAQTTDVRVNQVTPALFTAFPSARDLAAADPERMEEMLRPLGFFRAKTRSLIGLGAALQADHDGEVPADLAALVALPGVGRKTANVVLGNAFGVPGITVDTHVGRLARRFGWTSSTDPVRVERELGELFPPADWVMLCHRLIFHGRRVCTARRPVCSECPLARVCPASLV, from the coding sequence GTGAGCACCGTGTCGGCCCCGTCCGCCCCGCCGGCGCCGCCCGACGTGGTGGCCGCCGCGCTCGCTGATCTCTACCCCGACGCGCACTGCGAGCTCGACTTCACCACGCCGCTGCAGCTGCTCGTCGCCACGGTCCTGTCGGCCCAGACCACCGACGTCCGCGTCAACCAGGTCACGCCCGCGCTGTTCACGGCGTTCCCGAGCGCGCGCGACCTCGCCGCCGCCGACCCGGAGCGGATGGAGGAGATGCTGCGGCCGCTGGGTTTCTTCCGCGCCAAGACGCGCTCGCTCATCGGCCTGGGTGCGGCGCTGCAGGCGGATCACGACGGCGAGGTCCCTGCCGACCTGGCCGCGCTCGTCGCGCTCCCGGGCGTCGGGCGCAAGACGGCGAACGTCGTGCTCGGCAACGCGTTCGGCGTCCCCGGGATCACGGTGGACACGCACGTCGGTCGGCTCGCGCGCCGGTTCGGGTGGACGAGCTCGACCGACCCGGTGCGCGTCGAGCGCGAGCTGGGCGAGCTGTTCCCGCCGGCGGACTGGGTGATGCTCTGCCACCGCCTGATCTTCCACGGACGACGCGTGTGCACCGCGCGCCGTCCCGTCTGCTCCGAGTGCCCGCTGGCGCGGGTCTGCCCGGCCTCGCTCGTCTGA
- a CDS encoding cobalamin-independent methionine synthase II family protein, with protein MRRSSSRILTSHAGSLPRTDALVAANAARAAGEEVEGWEELLATEVRDLVARQREVGVDLVGDGEYGKAMTSPMDFGSWWSYIFQRTEGLSLDEGGAWVTDRHLSTPGDTRLTGFGSRRDQQAFREAYSSPTSGIFVGEPPVFPKVTGPLRYTGHAALAADIANLRAAADAVGTQDAFITSLAPGSASRIANEHYGDDVALLEAWADVMREEYVAVIEAGLILQIDDPSIAENYDQIEPEPAIEDYLAFTRLRVEALNHALRGLPSDRIRYHLCWGSWHGPHTTDLALRDIVGTVLTIDADAITYEAANVRHEHEYRVWDEVALPDGKMLLPGVVSHATNVVEHPELVAERIVRIAQRVGTENVVASTDCGLGGRVHSQIAWAKLRSLTEGAALASEALRR; from the coding sequence ATGCGCCGCAGCTCGAGCAGGATCCTCACGTCCCACGCCGGTTCCCTCCCCCGCACCGACGCCCTGGTCGCGGCGAACGCCGCCCGCGCCGCGGGCGAGGAGGTCGAGGGCTGGGAGGAGCTCCTGGCCACCGAGGTGCGGGACCTGGTCGCGCGCCAGCGCGAGGTCGGCGTCGACCTCGTGGGCGACGGCGAGTACGGAAAGGCGATGACGTCGCCGATGGACTTCGGGTCCTGGTGGTCCTACATCTTCCAGCGCACGGAGGGCCTCTCGCTCGACGAGGGCGGCGCGTGGGTCACCGACCGTCACCTCTCGACCCCGGGCGACACCCGGCTGACGGGCTTCGGCTCACGCCGCGACCAGCAGGCGTTCCGCGAGGCGTACTCGAGCCCGACGTCGGGCATCTTCGTGGGCGAGCCACCCGTGTTCCCCAAGGTCACCGGTCCGCTGCGGTACACCGGCCACGCGGCGCTCGCGGCCGACATCGCGAACCTCCGGGCCGCTGCCGATGCGGTCGGGACGCAGGACGCCTTCATCACGTCGCTCGCCCCCGGCTCGGCGTCCCGCATCGCGAACGAGCACTACGGCGACGACGTCGCGCTGCTGGAGGCGTGGGCGGACGTGATGCGCGAGGAGTACGTCGCCGTCATCGAGGCCGGCCTGATCCTGCAGATCGACGACCCCTCGATCGCGGAGAACTACGACCAGATCGAGCCGGAGCCCGCGATCGAGGACTACCTCGCCTTCACGAGGTTGCGCGTCGAGGCCCTCAACCACGCGCTGCGCGGACTGCCGTCCGACCGCATCCGCTACCACCTGTGCTGGGGCTCGTGGCACGGCCCCCACACCACCGACCTCGCGCTGCGCGACATCGTCGGGACGGTGCTGACGATCGACGCCGACGCGATCACGTACGAGGCCGCGAACGTCCGGCACGAGCACGAGTACCGCGTGTGGGACGAGGTCGCGCTGCCCGACGGCAAGATGCTCCTGCCCGGCGTCGTCTCGCACGCGACCAACGTCGTCGAGCACCCCGAGCTCGTCGCGGAGCGGATCGTGCGCATCGCGCAGCGGGTGGGGACGGAGAACGTCGTCGCCTCCACCGACTGCGGGCTCGGCGGCCGCGTGCACAGCCAGATCGCGTGGGCCAAGCTCCGCAGCCTCACCGAGGGCGCGGCCCTGGCGAGCGAGGCGCTCCGGCGCTGA
- a CDS encoding Crp/Fnr family transcriptional regulator, translating into MSEDVVRSVPVFADLDDETYAAVRGAMVTTNVRRGEVLFREGEPGRRFWVIASGKVKLGHTASDGRESLLAVLGPGEIVGELSVYDPGPRTATATVLAPSTFLELEHSKFVDLLDAHPALSRQLLRSLAQRLRRTNTALADLVFSDVPGRVAKALLDLAARFGRPVGAGVRVPHDLTQEELAQLVGASRETVNKSLAEFSSRGWIQLDGRAVVLLDLQRLEKRAR; encoded by the coding sequence GTGTCTGAGGACGTCGTACGGTCGGTCCCCGTGTTCGCGGACCTGGATGACGAGACCTACGCCGCCGTGCGCGGCGCGATGGTCACCACGAACGTGCGCCGCGGCGAGGTGCTCTTCCGCGAGGGCGAGCCCGGCCGGCGCTTCTGGGTCATCGCCTCCGGCAAGGTCAAGCTCGGCCACACCGCCTCCGACGGCCGCGAGAGCCTGCTCGCGGTGCTCGGCCCGGGCGAGATCGTCGGCGAGCTCTCCGTCTACGACCCCGGCCCCCGGACCGCGACGGCGACCGTGCTCGCCCCCTCGACGTTCCTCGAGCTCGAGCACAGCAAGTTCGTCGACCTGCTCGACGCCCACCCCGCGCTCTCCCGCCAGCTGCTGCGCTCGCTCGCGCAGCGCCTGCGCCGCACCAACACCGCACTGGCCGACCTCGTCTTCTCCGACGTGCCCGGCCGCGTGGCCAAGGCGCTGCTCGACCTCGCGGCGCGGTTCGGCCGCCCGGTCGGCGCCGGCGTGCGCGTGCCGCACGACCTCACGCAGGAGGAGCTCGCCCAGCTCGTGGGCGCCTCGCGCGAGACGGTCAACAAGTCGCTCGCGGAGTTCTCCTCGCGCGGCTGGATCCAGCTCGACGGCCGCGCCGTCGTGCTCCTGGACCTGCAGCGGCTGGAGAAGCGCGCGCGCTGA
- a CDS encoding alpha/beta fold hydrolase produces MPAGTLAELAFAQLPSFPERRLRRDWVGQLLRAWGAPGWEIDPTAEAVYADAMRLPSVAHHVLEQARWQVRSTPRPTGQRYLMAMREMIEVPVLGLHGAADRCLPPRSRRYDAAHVSGDTTFRTVPGAGHFLPEEAPDVVTHHVLEFLRTLPGGSGAGPTA; encoded by the coding sequence GTGCCCGCCGGCACCCTCGCGGAGCTCGCGTTCGCGCAGCTGCCCTCCTTCCCCGAGCGGCGGCTCCGACGCGACTGGGTCGGTCAGCTCCTGCGGGCCTGGGGCGCGCCCGGGTGGGAGATCGACCCGACGGCGGAGGCGGTCTACGCCGACGCGATGCGGCTCCCGTCGGTCGCTCACCACGTGCTGGAGCAGGCGCGGTGGCAGGTGCGGTCGACCCCGCGACCGACCGGCCAGCGCTACCTCATGGCGATGCGGGAGATGATCGAGGTGCCCGTGCTCGGGCTGCACGGCGCCGCCGACCGGTGCCTGCCGCCGCGCTCGCGCCGCTACGACGCGGCGCACGTCTCCGGCGACACCACCTTCCGCACCGTGCCCGGGGCCGGGCACTTCCTGCCCGAGGAGGCGCCCGACGTCGTGACGCACCACGTGCTCGAGTTCCTGCGGACGCTCCCGGGCGGGAGCGGCGCGGGCCCGACGGCGTAG
- a CDS encoding RidA family protein: MSTDANATPSQRLAALGLELPPVAAPLAAYVPAVRVGDLVHTSGQLPLRGGELLATGKVGAGDGLVAPDEAAGLARVAALNAIAAVVDAAGGLDNVVRIVKVVGFVASDPAFTGQPLVINGASELLGEVFGEPHARSAVGVAVLPLDAPVEVEVVALVR; this comes from the coding sequence ATGAGCACCGACGCGAACGCCACCCCCTCGCAGCGCCTCGCCGCGCTCGGCCTCGAGCTGCCGCCGGTCGCCGCGCCGCTCGCCGCCTACGTCCCCGCCGTGCGCGTCGGCGACCTGGTGCACACCTCGGGCCAGCTCCCGCTGCGCGGTGGCGAGCTGCTCGCCACGGGCAAGGTCGGTGCCGGTGACGGCCTCGTCGCGCCCGACGAGGCCGCGGGGCTGGCCCGCGTCGCCGCGCTGAACGCGATCGCCGCCGTTGTCGACGCCGCGGGCGGGCTCGACAACGTGGTGCGGATCGTGAAGGTCGTCGGCTTCGTCGCCTCCGACCCGGCCTTCACCGGTCAGCCGCTGGTCATCAACGGGGCGAGCGAGCTGCTGGGCGAGGTGTTCGGTGAGCCGCACGCGCGCTCCGCCGTCGGCGTCGCCGTGCTGCCGCTGGACGCCCCGGTCGAGGTCGAGGTCGTCGCGCTCGTCCGCTGA